One genomic segment of Aquipluma nitroreducens includes these proteins:
- a CDS encoding carboxymuconolactone decarboxylase family protein: MGKLIDDFNSYREKMNEKILAADNKVMKRIYSVDTLTYQDGALSSKTKEMLGLATSMVLRCDDCVKYHLGKCYDLGVTTAEVFEIFSVANLVGGTIVIPHTRRAVEYWEELLNQ; the protein is encoded by the coding sequence ATGGGCAAACTAATTGACGATTTTAACAGCTACCGCGAGAAAATGAACGAAAAGATTCTGGCGGCCGACAACAAAGTAATGAAACGCATTTACAGTGTTGACACGCTGACTTACCAGGATGGCGCGCTAAGTTCGAAAACGAAGGAAATGCTCGGACTGGCGACTTCGATGGTGTTGCGATGCGACGATTGTGTGAAATATCATTTGGGGAAATGTTATGACTTGGGTGTTACAACCGCAGAAGTATTCGAAATATTCTCGGTAGCTAATCTGGTGGGCGGAACCATCGTAATTCCTCATACACGCCGAGCTGTGGAATATTGGGAAGAATTGCTGAATCAGTAG
- the yjjX gene encoding inosine/xanthosine triphosphatase, with product MIRIVVASKNPVKIEAVRDGLAALISEEVELIGVSVESGVSDQPMSEVETLKGASNRVMRAMNLFPGYDYYIGLEGGVEPHSSGLMAFAWMIISNGEKIGKARTASFFLPPEVAKLVHEGMELGHADDVVFRKSNSKQQNGAIGLLTHDAITRKSLYLPAVQMAFIPFLNSELYS from the coding sequence ATGATAAGAATTGTTGTTGCATCGAAAAATCCGGTAAAAATAGAAGCCGTCAGAGACGGATTGGCGGCATTAATCAGCGAAGAAGTTGAACTGATTGGCGTTTCAGTTGAAAGTGGTGTTTCAGATCAACCCATGAGCGAAGTTGAAACGTTAAAAGGAGCCTCGAATCGGGTGATGCGGGCCATGAACCTGTTTCCCGGATACGATTATTACATTGGACTGGAAGGTGGAGTTGAGCCACACTCTTCCGGGTTGATGGCTTTTGCCTGGATGATAATCAGTAATGGTGAAAAGATTGGAAAAGCACGTACGGCAAGTTTCTTCCTTCCTCCTGAAGTGGCTAAATTGGTTCACGAGGGAATGGAATTGGGCCATGCCGACGATGTGGTTTTCAGGAAAAGTAATTCGAAGCAACAAAATGGCGCCATCGGCTTATTAACGCACGATGCAATTACCCGTAAATCGCTTTACCTGCCTGCCGTTCAAATGGCATTTATTCCTTTCCTGAATTCGGAATTGTATTCGTAA
- a CDS encoding GNAT family N-acetyltransferase: MIIRQAKESDSASIVEFQLAMAWETEELQLDEPTVIKGVAAVFEDPAKGIYYVAETEGKVVGSLLTTFEWSDWRNGTVLWIQSVYVRPEYRKRSIFSKLYKHIQEKVNGNRDLRGIRLYADKTNILAHGVYEHLGMTAEHYQMFEWMKG; this comes from the coding sequence ATGATCATCAGACAAGCAAAAGAATCGGATTCGGCAAGCATTGTAGAATTTCAATTGGCCATGGCTTGGGAGACCGAGGAACTCCAACTCGACGAACCAACAGTTATAAAAGGTGTAGCAGCCGTTTTTGAAGATCCGGCAAAAGGCATTTATTATGTAGCCGAAACGGAAGGAAAGGTTGTTGGCTCGCTGCTCACCACTTTCGAATGGAGCGACTGGCGCAATGGAACAGTACTTTGGATTCAATCGGTTTATGTACGGCCCGAATATCGTAAACGAAGCATCTTCAGCAAGCTTTACAAACACATTCAGGAAAAAGTAAACGGTAATCGTGATTTACGGGGCATTCGGTTGTATGCCGACAAGACCAACATTCTGGCGCACGGAGTTTACGAACATCTGGGAATGACTGCCGAACATTACCAAATGTTTGAGTGGATGAAAGGTTGA
- a CDS encoding GNAT family N-acetyltransferase, which yields MEITYRLDFTPETTLIIDLYNSSGINRPTSDSKRIAEMYANSNLVVTAWEEDKLVGIARSLTDFCYCCYLSDLAVRKEYQKYGIGKKLIALTKEKIGHQTMLLLLAAPSAMDYYPKVGFQKVNNGFIINRTE from the coding sequence ATGGAAATAACTTATCGACTTGATTTTACTCCTGAAACCACATTGATTATTGATTTATACAACAGTTCAGGAATAAACCGGCCAACTTCCGACAGCAAACGAATCGCCGAGATGTACGCAAATTCAAATTTAGTTGTCACCGCCTGGGAAGAAGACAAGCTTGTTGGAATAGCACGTTCGCTGACTGATTTTTGCTACTGCTGTTATTTATCAGACTTGGCGGTAAGAAAAGAATATCAAAAGTACGGTATCGGGAAAAAACTAATTGCATTGACCAAAGAAAAAATTGGACACCAAACCATGCTTCTACTGCTTGCTGCGCCTTCAGCAATGGATTATTACCCTAAAGTAGGCTTTCAGAAAGTGAATAATGGGTTTATTATTAATCGGACAGAGTAA
- a CDS encoding VIT1/CCC1 transporter family protein: MIKKPISPEIRQQLIFAQREEITEYHIYSKLAEQTKDAENRKVLTQIANDELKHYKLWGAYTNKEVSPSYWEIKKYYWIAKIFGLTFGLKLMEKGEEKAQINYALIATEVPEALEVANDENQHEKELLGLIQEEHLKYMGSIVLGLNDALVEILGTLAGLTFALQNTKLVALAGIITGIAGALSMSSSEYLSNRAEGKNDMAIKSSVFTGIAYIVAVIFLVAPFLIFSSVFIGLLVALFDSILIVFLFTYYISVANDQPFRKRFLEMVVLSSVVGLISFGLGYVVRIFFGIEV; encoded by the coding sequence ATGATTAAGAAGCCCATTTCACCCGAGATTCGCCAGCAGTTGATTTTTGCCCAGCGGGAAGAAATTACAGAGTATCACATATACAGCAAGCTAGCTGAACAGACTAAAGATGCCGAAAATCGAAAGGTATTAACCCAAATCGCCAACGACGAACTGAAGCATTACAAACTCTGGGGTGCCTACACCAACAAAGAAGTTTCGCCAAGTTATTGGGAAATCAAAAAATACTACTGGATCGCCAAAATTTTCGGTCTCACTTTTGGACTGAAACTCATGGAAAAGGGGGAAGAGAAGGCGCAAATCAATTATGCTTTGATCGCCACTGAGGTTCCGGAAGCGTTGGAAGTTGCCAACGACGAGAACCAACACGAAAAAGAATTGCTTGGACTCATTCAGGAAGAGCACCTGAAATACATGGGATCGATTGTATTGGGTTTGAACGATGCGCTGGTAGAAATTCTGGGAACACTGGCCGGCTTGACTTTTGCACTTCAGAACACCAAATTAGTTGCCCTAGCCGGAATTATTACCGGAATTGCAGGCGCACTATCCATGTCATCCTCCGAATATTTATCGAACCGCGCCGAGGGCAAGAACGATATGGCCATTAAATCTTCAGTATTTACAGGCATCGCCTACATTGTTGCCGTAATTTTCCTCGTAGCGCCATTCCTGATTTTCAGTTCAGTGTTTATTGGGTTACTGGTTGCTCTGTTTGATTCAATCCTGATTGTCTTCCTGTTTACTTATTACATATCGGTAGCTAACGACCAGCCTTTCCGGAAACGTTTTTTGGAAATGGTGGTTTTAAGTTCAGTCGTAGGTCTGATTTCGTTTGGATTGGGATATGTTGTGAGGATTTTCTTTGGAATTGAGGTGTAG
- a CDS encoding AlbA family DNA-binding domain-containing protein has protein sequence MNNYITKLIQQGEHQTQDFKYCISDSRKIARSLVAFANTDGGRLLIGVKDNGRIAGVRSEEEYYMVESAAKMYSKPPIDFTTKQHHVEGKTVLEVIVEPSPEKPHFARDDDGKWWAYFRKDDENRLANKIMIEVWKRQKSPDGILINYSEDEKILLDYLATNEKISVSKYSRIAHLTYKKAEEIIINFRTLNILKDCVGDTRIDYAINEEFDREEWENKNFKK, from the coding sequence GTGAACAACTATATTACAAAACTCATTCAGCAGGGTGAGCATCAAACTCAGGATTTTAAATATTGCATCAGCGATTCCAGAAAAATTGCCAGATCGTTGGTTGCATTTGCCAATACCGACGGAGGTCGTTTGCTCATTGGCGTGAAGGATAATGGCCGGATCGCCGGTGTTCGTTCCGAAGAAGAATATTACATGGTTGAATCGGCTGCTAAAATGTACTCGAAACCACCGATTGATTTCACGACCAAGCAGCATCATGTTGAAGGGAAAACAGTTCTGGAAGTCATTGTGGAACCTAGCCCGGAGAAACCACATTTTGCACGCGACGATGATGGGAAATGGTGGGCTTATTTCAGGAAGGACGACGAAAACCGGTTGGCCAATAAAATCATGATTGAAGTTTGGAAACGCCAGAAAAGCCCGGATGGAATCCTGATTAATTATTCGGAGGACGAAAAAATACTGCTCGATTACCTGGCAACCAACGAGAAGATTTCAGTCAGCAAATATTCACGAATTGCACATCTGACCTATAAAAAGGCCGAAGAAATCATTATCAATTTCCGCACATTAAACATCCTGAAAGATTGTGTTGGCGACACCCGTATCGATTACGCCATCAACGAGGAGTTCGACCGGGAAGAATGGGAAAATAAAAATTTTAAGAAATAA
- a CDS encoding AAA-like domain-containing protein: protein MNARWIPPKIIVGSAATGDYYYPRTEIVNEIWDELEKGNFILIAAPRRVGKTSIMRDIEANPRENYKVIFENIQAVKSEIDFYKTLYKLILNCLSTSKKASKWFSSYIKTKQIIEISTSGVKFENKVPDYLHEINNIFRELDKSTETIVLLLDELPEVLHKLDKAEKKDEAIAILHQLRAWRQTDFKKLQFIFAGSVGIHYVVKNIEGRTSSLNDLIPAICNPLSKDEAKDYIKWVTSNNASVQYDTERQTQLLFKIQHYYTPYFINLMLGEIDKNAKKRNNPTITEQDIDQAFLNVEKSNEHFADWKKRLYDYMPKSDFNFVNNILIHIAHRNSIGIQAIYDKAVKQEKTIDYMDMIHDLVNDGYLTETTEDSQKYIFISPFLKAFWKRNNPIYNE, encoded by the coding sequence ATGAATGCAAGATGGATTCCACCAAAAATTATAGTAGGCTCGGCAGCTACCGGAGATTACTACTACCCCAGAACAGAGATCGTCAATGAAATATGGGATGAACTTGAAAAAGGAAATTTCATACTGATCGCTGCGCCCAGGAGAGTCGGGAAAACTTCTATCATGCGCGACATAGAAGCAAACCCAAGAGAAAACTACAAAGTTATATTTGAGAATATTCAAGCAGTCAAATCAGAAATCGACTTTTATAAGACCCTGTACAAGTTAATTTTGAATTGCCTCAGTACAAGTAAAAAAGCATCAAAATGGTTTTCTAGCTATATAAAGACAAAGCAAATAATCGAGATTTCAACCTCTGGAGTAAAGTTTGAAAATAAAGTCCCAGACTACCTTCACGAGATCAATAACATCTTCAGAGAATTAGACAAAAGCACCGAAACAATCGTCCTGTTACTGGATGAACTACCCGAAGTTCTACACAAATTGGATAAGGCTGAAAAAAAGGACGAAGCCATCGCTATCCTGCACCAATTAAGGGCTTGGAGACAAACGGATTTCAAAAAATTGCAATTTATATTTGCCGGATCAGTGGGAATCCACTATGTCGTAAAAAACATTGAAGGAAGAACATCCAGCCTGAATGATCTAATACCAGCGATCTGCAACCCATTGAGTAAAGACGAAGCAAAAGACTACATCAAATGGGTTACAAGCAATAATGCTAGTGTCCAATATGATACTGAACGACAAACCCAACTACTTTTTAAAATCCAACATTATTACACCCCTTATTTCATCAACCTAATGTTGGGAGAAATAGACAAAAACGCAAAAAAAAGAAACAACCCAACAATTACGGAACAAGATATTGATCAGGCATTTCTGAATGTTGAAAAGAGCAATGAGCATTTCGCCGATTGGAAAAAACGCCTTTACGATTACATGCCCAAAAGTGATTTCAATTTTGTGAACAACATTTTGATTCACATTGCTCACCGAAACTCTATAGGAATCCAGGCAATCTACGACAAAGCCGTCAAACAAGAAAAGACCATTGATTACATGGATATGATTCACGATTTGGTTAACGACGGATATCTTACAGAAACTACAGAGGACAGCCAAAAATACATTTTTATCTCTCCATTTCTGAAAGCATTTTGGAAACGAAATAATCCCATTTACAATGAATAA
- a CDS encoding tetratricopeptide repeat protein, whose translation MLDNFDRIVENLDDDGSLLRETLINYNDIQIIAGSTRMDEHFWGYDKPFYEFFRRHRLEALSREEIDLLLNHWSDSLEIPILRTFVKDNPGKIENIRLLTDGLPRTLQFFIQIVLQKSETSTYDYLKKTMDNVSPLFQERLNALTAPMRKIVLEMAFIWEACSTKQLVEKARMESKLISANLSTLVDKGIVDKIETSKKQHLYRISERFFNMWLIVTQGNPEQKRKARWLSVFLENWYDANEFKRLTGEHISKLQNGETDWYHALVFSKALSQSKYLTTDERDTIIELTEKIRCKDIRNCMVELPEKFKSIFPKIERYIDEKNYTKAIGLVKGIENEADGQKFMLLGFLFAMQKAYPEAEENCLLAIEKGAKDAIFNLALLFEDQKKFQKADMYYKLAIEAGIDEAIFSLAFSLDEREKINEAEKYYLMAVEKGYDKALNNLATVYVKLGEMDKAEAYYLSAIKKGDIKAMSNLALMYKDQGRLDEAEKYYLRAIKNNNLNAILNLAHLYDFQEKLNEAEKYYLLAIEKGDMNALNSLAGLYFRQEKYTESEKYCLLAIQTGNKMALNNLALLYNNTGKLDEAEEYYCLAIKEGVNEALFNLALLYSKQEKYDKSEHYYLLSIKKGIDKAYNNLSVLYYQTNTKKTEALEYARRVLITNNDLECNETLLIIEIWNGIFNDVENRSIEIIRDVNDKVTEELLFDLLVQQQKNLVLRLFQHPELGSKLQEKYLVLYYVTLLLSSPQDENLRLRIPPELQSTIDDVLEKIAKQQQLYASGKSLL comes from the coding sequence TTGCTCGATAATTTTGATCGTATCGTTGAAAATCTGGATGATGATGGAAGCTTGCTTAGAGAAACACTGATCAATTATAACGACATACAGATTATTGCTGGAAGCACCCGAATGGACGAGCATTTCTGGGGATACGACAAGCCATTTTATGAATTTTTTAGAAGGCATCGGCTCGAAGCGTTGAGCCGCGAAGAAATCGACCTACTCCTTAATCATTGGAGCGATTCGCTTGAAATTCCGATTCTGAGAACCTTTGTAAAAGACAATCCCGGAAAGATTGAGAACATCCGACTGCTAACCGATGGGCTGCCCCGCACCTTGCAGTTTTTCATCCAGATTGTTTTGCAAAAATCGGAAACCAGCACTTACGATTACCTAAAAAAAACGATGGACAATGTCTCCCCGTTGTTTCAGGAGCGTTTGAATGCGCTTACTGCACCCATGCGCAAAATTGTATTAGAAATGGCCTTTATCTGGGAAGCCTGCTCGACCAAACAACTGGTTGAAAAAGCTCGGATGGAAAGCAAACTGATTTCGGCTAATTTAAGCACACTGGTTGACAAAGGCATAGTTGACAAGATTGAAACCAGCAAAAAACAGCACCTCTACCGCATCTCCGAACGGTTCTTTAATATGTGGCTGATTGTTACTCAGGGAAATCCCGAACAAAAACGAAAAGCCCGCTGGTTAAGTGTATTCTTAGAAAACTGGTACGATGCCAACGAATTTAAACGGTTAACCGGCGAACATATTTCAAAACTCCAAAATGGGGAAACTGATTGGTATCATGCACTAGTTTTTTCAAAAGCCTTAAGCCAGAGCAAATACCTTACAACTGATGAACGGGATACTATAATTGAGCTAACCGAAAAAATTAGGTGTAAGGATATTCGTAATTGCATGGTTGAGTTACCAGAGAAATTCAAAAGCATTTTTCCTAAAATTGAAAGATACATTGATGAGAAAAATTACACCAAAGCGATAGGATTAGTAAAAGGAATTGAAAACGAAGCCGATGGACAAAAATTTATGCTACTAGGTTTTCTTTTTGCTATGCAAAAAGCATATCCAGAAGCTGAGGAAAATTGTCTCCTAGCAATAGAAAAAGGTGCCAAAGATGCGATATTTAATCTTGCTCTTTTATTCGAGGACCAAAAGAAATTCCAAAAGGCGGATATGTATTATAAGCTAGCAATAGAGGCAGGAATTGATGAAGCAATATTCAGCTTAGCATTTTCTTTAGATGAGCGTGAGAAAATAAATGAAGCTGAAAAATACTACCTTATGGCTGTAGAAAAGGGTTATGATAAAGCATTAAACAACCTTGCTACCGTGTATGTAAAGTTAGGGGAAATGGATAAAGCCGAAGCTTATTATTTGTCAGCTATAAAAAAAGGCGATATTAAAGCTATGTCTAATCTAGCGTTAATGTACAAAGATCAAGGGAGACTAGACGAAGCTGAAAAATACTATTTAAGAGCTATAAAAAACAATAATTTGAATGCGATTCTAAACTTAGCGCACTTATATGACTTCCAAGAAAAGCTAAACGAAGCTGAAAAATATTATCTACTGGCAATTGAAAAGGGAGACATGAACGCATTGAACAGTTTGGCAGGCTTATATTTCAGACAAGAAAAATACACGGAATCAGAAAAATATTGTTTACTAGCTATTCAAACTGGAAACAAAATGGCTTTAAATAATTTAGCTCTTTTATACAACAATACGGGAAAGCTGGACGAAGCTGAAGAATACTATTGCTTGGCAATAAAAGAAGGTGTCAATGAGGCACTTTTTAATCTTGCACTATTGTACTCAAAACAAGAAAAATACGATAAGTCAGAACATTATTATTTGTTATCTATCAAAAAGGGAATTGATAAGGCATATAACAACCTATCTGTTTTATATTATCAAACTAATACTAAAAAAACAGAAGCGCTTGAATATGCACGAAGAGTTCTGATAACTAACAATGATTTAGAATGCAATGAAACTTTACTCATCATTGAAATTTGGAATGGTATTTTTAATGACGTTGAGAATCGGTCGATTGAAATTATTAGAGATGTGAATGATAAGGTCACAGAAGAATTGCTGTTTGACTTGCTAGTCCAACAGCAAAAAAACCTCGTTCTCCGTCTGTTTCAACATCCTGAATTAGGCTCGAAGCTTCAGGAAAAATACTTGGTTTTGTACTACGTTACCTTACTTTTAAGCAGCCCACAAGACGAAAACCTGCGGTTACGGATTCCCCCAGAATTGCAGTCAACCATCGATGATGTTTTGGAAAAGATTGCAAAACAGCAGCAACTCTACGCCTCAGGGAAAAGCCTTTTGTAA
- a CDS encoding alkaline phosphatase — MNFKSILFIVLAFTAQQLFSQENYKTISKADSTKTYLGGKPYEVKTFTQKFKSKTPKNIIMMIGDGMGTAQIFAGLTANQGHLFLDNFKCVGFSKTQSANNYITDSAAGGTALSTGQKTYNGAIGVNTDTVAIKTILEMAEGKGLATGLVSTSAITHATPASYIAHQGSRGSYEDIAADFMKTDVDVFIGGGYKHFAVRKDKRDLTKDLQANGYQVLRNMDDIAKVKSGKLAGLTADEHNEVYPKRKMDLPLSTQTALNILSQNKKGFFIMVEGSQIDWGAHANNTIYVVNEMLDFDRTIGKALEFASKDGETLIIVTADHETGGLALVGGDMKSGMVKGAFSTGDHTSVMVPVFAYGPGAENFTGIMENTDVAKKMMSLMGF, encoded by the coding sequence ATGAATTTTAAATCCATTCTTTTCATTGTTCTGGCGTTTACTGCCCAGCAGCTCTTCAGCCAGGAAAACTACAAAACGATTTCGAAAGCCGATTCGACCAAAACTTATTTGGGAGGCAAACCCTACGAAGTAAAAACCTTCACCCAAAAGTTTAAAAGTAAAACTCCCAAAAACATAATCATGATGATTGGCGACGGGATGGGCACGGCACAGATCTTTGCCGGTTTAACTGCAAATCAGGGTCACTTATTCCTGGATAATTTTAAGTGTGTCGGCTTCTCAAAAACTCAATCGGCTAACAATTACATCACCGACTCGGCCGCTGGCGGGACAGCGCTTTCAACCGGACAAAAAACATACAATGGGGCGATTGGTGTAAATACCGACACTGTTGCCATTAAAACCATTCTTGAAATGGCCGAGGGGAAAGGGCTGGCAACCGGATTGGTTTCAACATCAGCAATTACCCATGCCACCCCGGCATCGTACATTGCTCATCAGGGAAGCCGTGGAAGTTACGAAGACATTGCTGCCGATTTTATGAAAACCGATGTCGATGTGTTTATTGGCGGCGGATATAAACATTTTGCCGTACGAAAAGACAAACGAGACCTGACCAAAGACCTTCAGGCCAATGGATACCAGGTTTTACGCAATATGGACGATATTGCCAAAGTGAAAAGTGGAAAACTTGCCGGACTTACTGCTGATGAACACAATGAAGTTTATCCAAAACGCAAAATGGATCTCCCGCTTTCGACCCAAACGGCATTGAATATCCTGAGTCAGAATAAAAAAGGTTTTTTTATTATGGTTGAAGGATCACAGATTGACTGGGGTGCTCATGCAAACAATACCATTTATGTTGTGAACGAAATGCTCGACTTTGATCGCACCATTGGTAAGGCGCTCGAATTTGCTTCGAAAGACGGAGAAACCCTCATCATTGTAACTGCAGACCATGAAACTGGCGGCCTTGCATTGGTTGGCGGCGATATGAAATCAGGAATGGTAAAGGGCGCTTTTTCTACTGGCGATCATACCAGTGTTATGGTTCCTGTTTTTGCGTATGGGCCAGGAGCAGAAAATTTTACCGGAATCATGGAAAATACGGATGTTGCAAAAAAAATGATGAGTTTAATGGGTTTCTAA
- a CDS encoding bile acid:sodium symporter family protein, producing MTNSLEVLDHVRLNFSPSGLVFLNIALAFIMFGVALGIKVENFEEIIRKPKSAIVGFISQAFLLPAFTFLLVLLLNPTPTIALGMILVAACPGGNISNFISSMARGNVALSVSLTAASTSAAIFFTPFNFALWGNFYINFYNTHEAAALLRPLEIDKAQMFQTVFILLGIPVIIGLFVANKFPKLTSKIIKPINKGSLLFFVMMVIAMLSANFTQFLSYVHLVFFIVLLHNGLALSTGYFFSKLMKLPSNDQRTVAIETGIQNSGLALALMFNPKIFPPEMELGGMAIIAAWWGIWHIISGLTLAFFWSRKPILA from the coding sequence ATGACCAATTCACTTGAGGTTCTTGACCATGTACGCCTTAATTTTTCTCCTTCCGGATTGGTTTTCCTGAATATTGCCCTCGCATTTATCATGTTTGGTGTGGCTCTGGGCATAAAAGTCGAAAATTTCGAGGAAATTATCCGGAAGCCAAAATCAGCGATAGTCGGTTTTATCAGTCAGGCTTTTTTGTTGCCTGCATTTACTTTTTTGCTGGTGCTTTTACTGAACCCAACACCAACCATCGCATTGGGAATGATCCTGGTTGCTGCCTGCCCCGGCGGAAACATATCGAATTTTATCAGTTCGATGGCCAGAGGTAATGTTGCACTCTCAGTAAGTCTAACTGCTGCGTCAACCTCGGCTGCCATCTTTTTCACTCCTTTCAACTTTGCCCTTTGGGGAAATTTTTACATTAATTTTTACAATACTCATGAAGCGGCAGCGTTACTTAGACCACTGGAAATTGACAAAGCCCAAATGTTTCAGACCGTATTTATTCTACTGGGGATTCCTGTGATTATCGGGCTGTTTGTAGCAAATAAATTTCCGAAGCTGACTTCAAAAATCATAAAACCAATCAATAAAGGTTCTCTTTTGTTTTTTGTTATGATGGTAATTGCAATGCTCTCGGCCAATTTTACGCAGTTTTTAAGCTATGTTCATTTGGTGTTTTTCATTGTGTTATTGCACAATGGGCTGGCATTATCAACCGGTTACTTTTTTAGCAAATTAATGAAGCTCCCCAGCAACGATCAGCGTACGGTTGCGATCGAAACTGGCATTCAGAATTCAGGATTAGCGCTTGCTCTCATGTTCAATCCTAAAATTTTCCCTCCTGAAATGGAATTGGGAGGAATGGCCATTATTGCAGCGTGGTGGGGAATCTGGCACATCATTAGTGGATTAACCCTTGCATTTTTCTGGTCGAGAAAACCCATTTTAGCTTAA
- a CDS encoding 1-acyl-sn-glycerol-3-phosphate acyltransferase produces the protein MKNWSIGYEIIRIYVRFGFWLTHKRIVVTGRHLIPKGKPVIFAPNHQNALMDPLALVCTNSHQSVWLARADIFKSKRVGAILKYLKLLPVYRIRDGKDNLSNNEEIFAQVIQLLENNQTIALFPEAAHSGKRQMLPHKKAIPRIALEAEAKNDFKLDLQIVPVGITYSHYWKFNRSLIIQYGQPIQVKDYWIDYELNSQKAMLDLRDEIHRKLVSLILQIDSKTSYPEIENIRQLVGKEYSKRRYFCKDPSLQLFYSEKELVSKLEQLEELQSEHFQNIIAATRQYFIGIEKDDISDDQIENAEKACWSKVFSSLTLAVLTLPIFVFGFVFNAIPFVILRTILRKKVKDVAFLSTFNFVGGLILFPLFYLIAACVLFSWSDSVLVASFTLVGMPFGGKIAYQLYPFYRIILLKILYLGGSKSHKNTINSLLEQRSGLIALILEKVNF, from the coding sequence ATGAAGAATTGGTCAATCGGATACGAAATAATCAGAATCTATGTGCGATTTGGTTTTTGGCTGACGCACAAAAGAATCGTGGTTACCGGTCGCCATTTAATTCCGAAAGGAAAGCCTGTCATTTTTGCGCCCAATCATCAAAATGCGCTAATGGATCCACTGGCGCTGGTTTGCACAAATTCGCACCAGTCGGTTTGGCTGGCCAGAGCCGACATCTTCAAGTCAAAAAGGGTCGGCGCCATATTGAAATACCTAAAGTTATTACCTGTTTACCGCATTCGCGATGGGAAAGATAATCTGTCGAATAACGAAGAAATATTTGCGCAGGTTATTCAGCTACTCGAAAATAATCAAACTATTGCACTTTTTCCTGAAGCCGCACATTCAGGGAAACGGCAAATGTTGCCACATAAAAAAGCCATTCCTCGCATTGCACTGGAGGCCGAGGCAAAGAACGATTTCAAGCTCGATTTGCAAATTGTCCCGGTTGGGATAACTTACAGCCACTACTGGAAATTCAACCGCTCGCTGATTATTCAATACGGACAACCGATTCAGGTTAAAGACTATTGGATTGATTACGAATTGAACTCCCAAAAAGCAATGCTCGATCTTCGTGATGAGATTCATCGCAAACTGGTTTCGTTAATCCTTCAAATCGACAGCAAAACAAGCTATCCGGAAATTGAAAATATCAGGCAATTGGTCGGAAAAGAATACTCCAAAAGGCGCTACTTTTGCAAAGATCCAAGTTTGCAACTGTTTTATTCAGAAAAAGAACTAGTTAGCAAATTAGAACAACTCGAAGAACTTCAATCAGAACATTTCCAAAATATTATAGCAGCAACGCGCCAGTATTTCATCGGGATTGAAAAGGATGACATTTCTGACGATCAGATTGAAAATGCAGAAAAAGCCTGTTGGAGCAAGGTTTTTAGCAGTCTTACACTGGCTGTTTTAACTCTTCCGATATTTGTTTTTGGCTTTGTTTTTAATGCTATTCCATTTGTTATTCTCCGAACTATTTTACGCAAGAAAGTAAAAGACGTAGCCTTCCTGAGTACTTTCAATTTTGTTGGTGGATTGATCTTATTTCCTTTGTTTTACCTGATTGCAGCTTGTGTCCTTTTTAGTTGGTCCGACTCTGTTTTAGTTGCATCGTTTACCCTCGTCGGAATGCCATTCGGTGGTAAAATCGCATATCAGCTATATCCTTTTTACCGGATAATTCTACTCAAAATCCTTTATCTGGGGGGGAGCAAATCGCATAAAAATACCATCAATAGCTTATTGGAACAGCGGAGTGGGCTGATTGCCCTGATTCTTGAAAAAGTAAATTTTTGA